From a region of the Hemibagrus wyckioides isolate EC202008001 linkage group LG06, SWU_Hwy_1.0, whole genome shotgun sequence genome:
- the spegb gene encoding striated muscle preferentially expressed protein kinase isoform X7: MRKAEVQMTLKKGAEDGSGGIAPPSPRIPSKRARVNPDQMVPDPSSIYPTPTPPVFIRKMRNAAVGTGCDIRLKVAVAGDPQPSLYWYHNDDLLSMDNQEYGGLWIRDCKPTDAGLYTCIASNYLGEARSSAVLAVLDLGEDSETTEDEAAEPQMETKDGGRGDPDETSQRVPAGERMMDVASGASGHGENTVVEREMQSLGSRAAGPQAARSQSEEVLRESPPQVLPPPSPKIIRSSTSPMLGRSGSGPPTPLTPRKKAVVPSEYQDTVPGEFEEKIKQPKSSAMSQSSAQDSRPQTPVSDYSRKDLTPRPSPKLIRPSSKIFERVRVFEERRRSIDNPEGSISGRSWAGFNRAPSIDSDDGGSRLGISRESSKEDLHEALKADAEQRRSMFRQRAASLEDRPRYSQKVQDIEHKFTEELQRIKKLVGKPHMKKSFSTEQLSTFHRGRQPIRKLEPIPPQVLQKLQDRERAQQEQEKRIKEQPKDKSPQGQTRQVQQQEPLLQDQVGRERSPMTTKTINQRAEESSPPEGTSPSELPGQRSPRLMRGPSPVAENPPRSPVVEITSVTDEHPHSPRRTRAESPSRNVLEMTLRKVEPRPASPLVKRVGQLQEVTPVHIEDDTVNRKTPIEITLRKLDRRPESPLVQSEISAVQECPVQAPPLKPTRLTLTSSKEEKMEIDVTPLAPALKVTIPQIIVEEEPMETETPVPAHSDKTSNNATSKEEKPQKVRGRGRKQRPMSPELESSDDSYVSAEEDPLEAPIFEFPLQDTIASSGAEVLLKCIIAGNPLPEVTWMQNNVEIKNSPTHVVKVEGERHSLLIKWTKPSDAGTYTVTATNEVGKASCSASLFIKPEPSQDVRGNLGVPMDISSPITSDEEYLSPLEEAMDFVGSSYRGPEPRKTTDTRFKEPPAFQVTVGDQTVIEGQEVIMSVRITGQPKPMLYWLRDRVTIKTGPRHIVRETEDGNCEMIIKSAVKSDAGVYTCKIINEYGTKQCEGKLEVKAAPVEPGLAIIRPLRDVMVKAGESVMFECHVIGPQDMDVDWLSDGKLIQPALLNCKMHFDGKRCRLLLNSVHEDDSGTYTCKLSTAKEELTSCAQMKVIASVEPLFTRKLDVLEVIEGRNARFDCKVSGTPPPVVTWTHFDNPLVESEDIRILKEGGRHSLVISHVSSDDEGFYTVVAKNKHGEAECSAELYVQEPRPAMSSQMAKLEKMPSIPEEPEVPESEVERFTMPDFVKPLYDLDVVEGKEAILKCKVAGFPYPTISWFHNGKKIESTEDRKMTQFRDIHSLVIRSVCHAHGGVYKSVISNKVGKATCYAHLYVTDVLPDPPDGAPVIESITGKTVTLSWKKPKRLDPSIDPSTLMYAVQQQALGSIQWTIIASSLKQTSYTVTSLSKGIRYAFRILSITSKAFSKPSLATDPVQLIDRGPYLKEAPVITDKPDMVYVVENQSVSITVTLNHVNAAVTWKMRGATLSNRAGLFEMSMPDDDQHTLKLCKVKSSDVGPLSFTASNPHGADSCLLTLEMAVAPTFESIMEDLDVSVGETPRFAVVVEGKPIPDILWYKNDILLSEGSHYTFVYDDNECSLVVLNTQPQDSGVYTCTAKNIAGSVSCKAELTVHATKQMKDDPMEDEESILRRMRRLTDYYDVHKEIGRGAFSYVKRVTHKAGKREYAAKFISARAKRKASALREMNILSHLDHERIIYFHDAFEKKNAVIIITEICHEELLDRLTKKSTVTEAEIRSSLRQVLEGINYLHQNDILHLDIKPDNILMADHSSDQIRICDFGNAVKFTPGDPQYCKYGTPEFIAPEIVNQTPVSKATDIWPVGVLTYLCLTGVSPFAGENDRTSVLNIRNYNVAFEESMFADLCHEAKGFVIKLLVADRLRPDANECLRHPWFKMLNKGKNISTESLKKFLLRRKWQRSLISYKSKMVMRSIPALLDDSSSHISIAVPRHLKEGSPPPSSSSDSDEDIDELPFIPMPLNMEFSGSRMSLNEIIGDDEIIKSNSNLERAGPIAQKPEPMECEQLHEGGDADMRGRARKRTPADDEKGSSDEEPGELSKRADQPKRPLRRGSSMESDKPDGARRRGELRRGSSADSALQLHIKPEEGAEESPTEGRRILKKSVSMELPRRSPSPGAGKLSQEDYALKLELMRQRLLRGGSVDNKMSGLRGPLLETLGMGDDKCFIRGPRLGNPPLVRAASSDTPRDDIPKTKVLRKSASFSQGDDEPMPLHRRIGAPLEIPLAQVEERRLQEAVSMSVLAEPAKTDSRPTTPKPLTPEPKKQDKEPSPVREIKHEEIPIKQKDIATIVKGDDQKSNDDAVQKKDSSMLNETVQEPKKVPQSRSTPVMVPRVFVEKIEEEDEGEEKELVESVIEREPSFPKMENEEIDEEVELVKSSEIITPTSTTEVAPVVPPQCAVSTYVTPSPPVLTVLPDGRTSAYASIMQAIIVPSLQPPSQPATIPASTNISTTPSTAGLVPTTMSRHISEPVLVSTTPSSKSDTQQTTEHPAVFSRVASVEQPAKEPSPPKTPTLASPNREPSPGGQIQDLASEEVFEARFKKRESSLTRGLKLLSWQKTEEKPTIAAPEITEEMYRPGPVGAPLEFVHRKLEEKSKSVQDLREAEKDPGFMRRLSMRLKRSPSIERNEEKPKDEDVPRRRLSWALGRRGSQDKKEVEMMRMDGGPEAPPEPETKKPNESPVLAMRRKISNTVAGISMKIRSHSEERKDEKEKTETKKTPLLSILRRSTSEGGSLKRMGIPQNQLASQSGNGASSESLDSMSSIQSETAIKSAETERRSRWDRWGLSRGRRDKTISQPDLPTAIARENGSLRSRQYSRAASDFPPVFHIKLRDHVLLEGDPVTLSCLPAGSPHPRITWMKDKKQLEIDPRMNVISCPDGRQLLMIMKTTKKDAGLYECVATNALGSISSSCKLSLARLPNPPGTPEVPQKYQNTALVVWRPSDTVAPCTYCLERRTEGESNWLIVATGVADCYFNVTDLPSGATYRFRVACVNKAGQGPYSNLSEKVTLDAAVLVTSLTPVGEGSATPSRVTPSGRVTPSGRVTPTGRKTPLGKPGESALRQGVPQKPYTFMDEKARGRFGVIRECRENATGNLFMAKIVPYEPENKQSVLQEYEILKALHHDKIMTLHEAYVTPRYLVLISECCTGKELLHSLIDRFRYSEDDVVSYTVQILQGLDYLHSRRILHLDIKPDNIIVTYMNTVKIIDFGSAQTFNPLFLKQFHPPIGTLEYMSPEMLKGDIVGPPADIWSVGVLTYIMLSGRLPFMENNQAETEAKIQAAKFDLSKLYQNVSQSASLFLKKILCSYPWARPSIKDCFNNSWLQDAYLMRLRRQTLTFTTTRLKEFVSQQQHIRAHVATKHKVLLRSYSAQTPTTPTTPTMPTTPTTITSTPSTPVTQ, encoded by the exons GAGCCAATCTGAGGAAGTTTTGAGGGAATCTCCCCCACAAGTTCTCCCTCCCCCTTCCCCTAAAATAATCCGTTCATCCACCTCTCCCATGCTCGGCCGATCTGGCTCTGGTCCCCCCACCCCCCTGACCCCACGCAAGAAAGCTGTTGTGCCGAGTGAATACCAAGACACAGTACCAGGAGAGTTCGAGGAGAAGATTAAACAACCAAAGTCTTCAGCCATGTCCCAGAGTAGTGCGCAGGACTCTCGTCCCCAGACCCCCGTCAGTGACTACTCCCGGAAGGACTTGACCCCCCGTCCCTCTCCTAAACTGATACGGCCAAGTTCCAAGATCTTCGAAAGGGTGAGAGTTTTTGAAGAGCGCAGAAGAAGCATTGACAATCCTGAGGGGTCAATCTCTGGACGCTCTTGGGCTGGCTTTAACAGAGCTCCTTCCATTGACTCTGATGACGGAGGGAGTCGTCTAGGAATCTCAAGAGAAAGTTCCAAGGAGGACCTCCATGAAGCTTTGAAGGCAGATGCAGAGCAGAGAAGATCTATGTTCAGGCAGAGAGCTGCTTCACTAGAGGACAGACCTCGCTACTCCCAGAAAGTGCAAGATATTGAGCACAAGTTCACAGAGGAACTCCAGCGAATCAAAAAGCTTGTGGGGAAACCACATATGAAGAAGTCCTTCTCTACTGAACAGCTATCAACTTTTCACAGGGGCAGGCAGCCCATCAGAAAACTGGAGCCCATCCCGCCTCAGGTGCTTCAAAAGCTACAGGACCGGGAGCGTGCTCAGCAAGAGCAAGAGAAGAGAATAAAGGAACAACCCAAAGACAAATCACCACAGGGGCAAACACGACAGGTTCAGCAACAGGAACCATTGTTACAGGATCAGGTTGGACGAGAGAGGTCACCCATGACAACTAAAACAATTAACCAAAGGGCAGAGGAGTCGTCACCTCCAGAAGGTACATCACCATCTGAGTTACCTGGACAAAGGTCTCCAAGACTAATGCGTGGACCTAGTCCAGTTGCTGAAAACCCTCCAAGATCTCCAGTTGTGGAAATCACCTCTGTGACTGATGAGCACCCACACTCCCCTCGAAGAACAAGAGCAGAGTCACCATCCAGAAATGTCCTAGAGATGACATTACGCAAGGTAGAACCTAGACCTGCAAGCCCACTCGTAAAGAGAGTAGGTCAACTCCAAGAAGTCACCCCAGTCCACATAGAGGATGATACTGTCAATAGAAAAACACCTATAGAGATCACTCTGAGAAAGCTGGACAGAAGACCAGAAAGTCCTCTTGTGCAGAGTGAAATCAGTGCAGTACAAGAGTGTCCTGTCCAGGCACCACCTCTTAAACCTACAAGGCTTACACTCACCTCCTCTAAAGAAGAGAAGATGGAGATAGATGTGACTCCTCTAGCACCAGCCCTAAAGGTCACTATCCCACAAATTATTGTTGAAGAGGAGCCAATGGAAACAGAAACTCCTGTACCTGCACACAGTgataaaacaagcaacaatgCCACTTCTAAAGAGGAAAAACCTCAAAAAGTGAGAGGAAGGGGACGTAAACAAAGACCAATGTCTCCTGAATTAg AATCTTCTGATGACTCCTATGTGTCAGCAGAAGAAGACCCTCTAGAGGCCCCAATATTTGAGTTTCCTCTTCAGGACACAATAGCATCCTCTGGTGCTGAGGTTTTGCTGAAGTGCATTATTGCTGGCAATCCTCTTCCTGAAG TGACATGGATGCAGAACAACGTGGAAATTAAGAACAGTCCCACACACGTGGTGAAAGTGGAGGGAGAGAGGCACAGTCTTCTCATCAAATGGACAAAACCAAGTGATGCTGGCACATACACTGTAACAGCCACAAATGAAGTGGGCAAGGCTTCCTGCAGCGCCTCCCTCTTTATCAAACCAG AGCCTAGCCAAGACGTGAGAGGCAACCTTGGTGTTCCCATGGACATCAGTAGCCCCATCACGTCTGATGAGGAGTACCTCAGCCCTTTGGAGGAGGCTATGGATTTTGTCGGATCATCCTACCGTGGTCCTGAACCCCGGAAGACCACAGACACTCGGTTTAAAGAGCCCCCTGCCTTTCAG GTTACTGTAGGAGATCAGACAGTCATAGAAGGACAGGAAGTGATCATGTCTGTCCGAATAACTGGCCAGCCCAAACCAATGCTCTACTG GCTGAGGGACCGAGTAACCATAAAAACAGGTCCTCGACACATCGTCCGTGAGACAGAAGATGGCAACTGTGAGATGATAATAAAATCAGCTGTGAAGTCTGACGCTGGTGTGTACACCTGTAAAATCATCAACGAGTATGGCACCAAACAGTGTGAAGGCAAATTAGAGGTGAAAG CCGCTCCAGTAGAACCTGGCCTCGCTATAATTCGGCCTCTCAGGGATGTCATGGTGAAGGCAGGAGAATCTGTGATGTTTGAATGCCATGtgatcggaccacaggacatggacGTAGACTGGCTATCAGATGGGAAGCTCATCCAGCCAGCGCTTCTGAACTGTAAGATGCACTTCGACGGGAAGAGGTGCAGATTGCTGCTCAACTCAGTGCATGAGGATGACAGTGGCACATACACCTGTAAACTGAGCACAGCCAAAG AGGAACTGACCTCATGTGCTCAGATGAAGGTCATTGCTTCTGTCGAGCCACTGTTTACCCGAAAGCTGGATGTGTTGGAGGTGATCGAGGGTCGAAATGCACGGTTTGACTGCAAAGTCAGTGGAACGCCACCACCTGTGGTCACCTGGACTCACTTCG ACAATCCATTGGTGGAGAGTGAGGATATCCGCATTCTGAAGGAAGGAGGCCGGCACTCGCTGGTTATCTCCCATGTGAGCAGTGATGATGAGGGGTTCTACACAGTGGTGGCCAAGAACAAACATGGGGAAGCTGAGTGCTCAGCAGAGCTCTATGTACAGGAACCCCGGCCAGCTATGTCATCTCAGAT GGCTAAGCTAGAGAAGATGCCATCCATTCCTGAGGAGCCAGAGGTTCCTGAGAGCGAGGTAGAGCGCTTTACTATGCCTGACTTTGTTAAGCCACTGTACGACCTGGATGTTGTCGAGGGAAAAGAGGCCATCTTGAAATGCAAAGTGGCCGGTTTTCCATATCCCACCATTTCTTGGTTCCACAATGGCAAGAAGATTGAAAGCACAGAGGACAGGAAGATGACGCAGT TCAGAGATATCCACAGTCTTGTCATTCGCTCAGTCTGCCATGCCCACGGTGGTGTCTACAAGAGCGTTATTTCCAACAAGGTGGGCAAGGCCACATGCTATGCCCATCTGTATGTAACAG acgTTCTTCCCGATCCTCCAGATGGAGCACCGGTAATTGAGTCCATTACTGGCAAGACTGTCACTCTTAGCTGGAAGAAACCCAAACGACTGGACCCATCAATTG ATCCCAGCACTTTGATGTACGCTGTCCAGCAGCAGGCCTTGGGCTCTATACAATGGACTATAATTGCGTCCAGCCTAAAGCAGACCTCCTACACTGTCACCTCTCTATCCAAGGGTATCCGCTATGCCTTTAGGATCCTATCAATCACCAGCAAAGCTTTTAGCAAACCATCTCTGGCCACAGACCCAGTACAGCTCATAGACAGGG GTCCATATCTTAAGGAGGCCCCAGTTATTACTGACAAGCCAGACATGGTGTATGTGGTGGAGAATCAGTCGGTCAGCATTACGGTCACTCTTAACCACGTCAATGCAGCTGTCACCTGGAAGAT GAGAGGCGCGACCTTGTCAAACAGAGCTGGGTTGTTTGAAATGAGCATGCCTGATGATGACCAACACACGCTAAAGCTCTGTAAGGTGAAGAGCAGTGATGTGGGACCACTAAGCTTCACTGCTAGCAATCCACATGGAGCTGATTCCTGCCTCCTCACCCTGGAGATGGCAG TTGCCCCAACTTTTGAGTCTATTATGGAGGATCTGGATGTAAGTGTTGGGGAGACACCTCGCTTTGCTGTGGTAGTGGAAGGGAAACCCATTCCAGACATCCTCTGGTACAAG aacGACATCCTTCTATCAGAGGGTAGCCATTATACCTTTGTGTATGATGATAACGAGTGCTCTCTGGTCGTGCTCAACACTCAGCCACAAGATTCTGGAGTCTACACCTGCACTGCCAAAAACATCGCTGGCTCCGTTTCCTGCAAGGCTGAGCTCACTGTCCATGCTA CTAAACAGATGAAGGATGACCCGATGGAGGATGAGGAGTCTATCCTGAGGAGGATGAGACGACTCACTGATTACTATGACGTTCACAAAGAGATCGGGAG AGGAGCCTTCTCGTATGTGAAGCGAGTTACACACAAGGCGGGAAAAAGGGAGTATGCTGCCAAGTTCATCTCAGCTCGAGCCAAGAGAAAAGCCTCAGCCCTGAGGGAGATGAACATCTTGTCTCACCTTGACCACGAAAGGATCATCTACTTTCATGATGCCTTTGAGAAGAAGAAcgctgtcatcatcattactgagAT ATGCCATGAGGAGCTTTTGGATAGGCTAACAAAGAAATCAACAGTGACTGAGGCAGAG ATTCGCTCCAGCCTGAGACAGGTCTTAGAGGGAATTAACTATCTTCATCAAAATGACATTTTGCATTTGGACATTAAG CCGGACAACATCCTCATGGCTGACCACTCCAGCGATCAGATCCGGATTTGTGATTTTGGAAACGCAGTGAAGTTTACACCCGGTGATCCACAGTATTGCAAATATGGTACTCCAGAATTCATTGCCCCTGAGATTGTTAACCAGACACCAGTCTCCAAGGCAACTGACATCTG GCCAGTAGGCGTCTTGACATATCTGTG TCTAACTGGTGTATCTCCATTTGCGGGAGAAAATGACCGAACCTCCGTGCTGAACATCAGGAATTACAACGTGGCTTTTGAGGAGAGCATGTTTGCAGATCTCTGCCATGAAGCAAAAGGATTTGTCATCAAATTACTAGTGGCTGACAGACT GCGGCCAGATGCCAACGAGTGTCTGCGTCATCCATGGTTCAAG ATGCTGAATAAAGGAAAGAACATCAGCACAGAGTCCCTCAAAAAATTCTTGTTAAGAAGAAAATGGCAG AGATCTCTTATTAGCTACAAGTCCAAAATGGTCATGAGGTCAATACCTGCATTGCTGGACGATTCTTCAAGTCATATTTCCATTGCTGTCCCACGGCATTTAAAAGAAGGTTCGCCACCTCCTTCCTCTTCATCAGACTCTGATGAAGACATTGATGAGCTGCCTTTTATACCCATGCCACTGAATATGGAGTTCTCAGGCTCCAGAATGTCACTGAATGAGATTATTGGGGATGATGAAATAATCAAGAGTAATAGCAACCTTGAAAGGGCAGGGCCAATAGCTCAAAAGCCTGAGCCCATGGAGTGTGAGCAATTACATGAAGGTGGTGATGCTGACATGCGAGGTCGCGCAAGGAAAAGGACACCCGCTGATGATGAAAAAGGGTCCTCTGATGAAGAACCAGGGGAACTGTCCAAGAGGGCAGATCAGCCAAAAAGGCCCCTCCGCAGAGGGTCAAGTATGGAGTCTGACAAGCCTGATGGAGCACGTCGTAGAGGTGAACTGCGTAGAGGAAGCTCAGCGGATAGTGCCCTACAACTCCATATCAAGCCAGAGGAGGGAGCTGAGGAGAGTCCTACAGAAGGTAGAAGAATCCTTAAAAAGTCTGTGTCTATGGAACTGCCACGAAGGAGTCCAAGCCCAGGAGCAGGCAAGCTGAGCCAAGAGGATTATGCCTTGAAACTGGAGCTGATGAGACAAAGGCTTCTCCGAGGAGGCTCTGTGGACAACAAGATGAGTGGCCTTCGAGGCCCCCTGCTGGAGACCTTGGGCATGGGTGATGATAAGTGTTTTATACGAGGACCTCGTCTGGGTAACCCTCCTTTAGTTCGGGCAGCATCCAGTGACACTCCTCGAGATGACATTCCAAAGACCAAAGTGCTCCGCAAGAGTGCTTCCTTCAGCCAGGGTGACGATGAGCCTATGCCCCTACACAGAAGGATTGGGGCACCCCTAGAGATTCCTTTAGCCCAGGTTGAGGAACGTCGCCTGCAGGAAgctgtgtccatgtctgttcttGCAGAGCCAGCCAAGACAGATTCTCGCCCCACTACCCCAAAGCCACTTACTCCTGAACCAAAGAAGCAGGACAAAGAACCATCACCTGTCAGGGAGATTAAGCATGAGGAAATTCCTATTAAGCAAAAAGACATTGCTACTATAGTGAAAGGTGATGATCAGAAGTCAAATGATGATGCAGTTCAAAAGAAAGATTCCAGCATGTTAAACGAAACTGTTCAAGAACCTAAGAAAGTCCCACAAAGTAGGTCAACACCTGTTATGGTGCCAAGAGTGTTTGTAGAGAAGATTGAAGAAGAGGATGAAGGAGAGGAAAAGGAACTAGTAGAATCTGTAATAGAACGGGAACCATCTTTCCCTAAGATGGAGAATGAAGAAATTGATGAAGAAGTAGAACTGGTTAAATCATCAGAGATCATTACACCCACTAGTACCACTGAGGTTGCCCCAGTTGTGCCACCTCAATGTGCTGTCTCAACATATGTCACCCCCAGTCCCCCTGTACTAACTGTACTTCCAGATGGTAGGACATCTGCATATGCAAGTATCATGCAGGCCATCATAGTTCCATCCCTGCAGCCACCCAGCCAACCTGCAACCATCCCTGCATCTACAAATATTTCAACAACACCTTCTACAGCTGGACTTGTTCCTACCACCATGTCCAGACATATTTCAGAGCCAGTTCTGGTGtcaacaacaccatcatccaAGTCAGACACTCAACAAACCACTGAACATCCAGCAGTTTTCTCTCGAGTTGCATCAGTAGAACAACCAGCAAAGGAACCAAGTCCACCCAAGACTCCCACACTTGCTTCTCCGAATAGAGAGCCTTCTCCTGGAGGTCAAATCCAGGATCTTGCCTCTGAGGAGGTCTTTGAGGCTCGGTTCAAGAAACGTGAGTCTTCTCTCACTCGTGGGCTGAAACTTCTTTCATGGCAAAAGACAGAAGAAAAACCCACTATAGCTGCTCCTGAGATTACAGAAGAGATGTATCGGCCTGGACCGGTTGGTGCACCTTTAGAGTTTGTTCATAGAAAACTGGAGGAGAAGTCCAAATCTGTTCAGGATCTCCGTGAAGCAGAAAAAGACCCAGGTTTTATGAGAAGACTGTCTATGCGCCTAAAGAGGTCCCCTTCAATTGAGAGGAATGAGGAAAAGCCAAAAGATGAAGATGTCCCAAGGCGACGTTTATCTTGGGCTTTGGGTCGGAGAGGGTCACAGGACAAAAAGGAAGTTGAGATGATGAGAATGGATGGAGGACCAGAGGCACCTCCAGAGCCAGAGACCAAAAAGCCAAATGAGTCCCCTGTGCTAGCCATGCGTAGAAAGATCAGCAACACAGTGGCCGGCATATCCATGAAGATCAGGAGTCATTCTGAGGAAAGGaaagatgaaaaggaaaagaCAGAAACCAAAAAGACTCCTTTGCTGTCTATACTACGCCGTTCTACCTCAGAGGGAGGCAGTCTGAAGAGGATGGGAATCCCACAGAATCAGCTAGCTTCCCAGTCTGGCAATGGAGCCTCCTCTGAGTCCTTGGATTCCATGTCCAGCATACAGTCAGAGACAGCCATCAAAA GTGCAGAGACTGAGCGAAGGTCACGATGGGATCGATGGGGCCTATCTAGAGGGAGAAGGGATAAGACCATATCCCAGCCAGACTTACCCACTGCTATAGCCAGAGAGAACGGCTCGCTCCGCTCTCGCCAGTATTCCCGGGCAGCCTCAG ACTTCCCTCCAGTATTCCATATCAAACTGAGGGACCATGTTCTGCTTGAGGGAGATCCTGTCACTCTCAGCTGCTTGCCTGCTGGCAGTCCTCACCCACGTATCACATGGATGAAAG ATAAAAAGCAACTGGAGATTGACCCAAGAATGAACGTGATCTCCTGCCCTGATGGGAGACAACTGCTGATGATTATGAAGACCACCAAGAAAGACGCAGGCCTTTATGAATGTGTGGCAACAAACGCATTAGGCTCTATCAGCAGCTCCTGTAAACTCTCTCTTGCCC GTCTGCCAAACCCGCCGGgtacaccagaggttcctcAAAAGTATCAAAACACAGCATTGGTGGTGTGGCGTCCATCAGACACCGTGGCCCCTTGTACTTATTGCCTGGAGCGAAGGACAGAAG gTGAAAGTAACTGGCTGATTGTAGCCACTGGTGTGGCTGACTGTTACTTCAATGTCACAGACCTTCCGTCTGGCGCCACCTACAGGTTCAGAGTGgcttgtgtaaataaagctgGCCAGGGACCATACAGCAATCTGTCTGAGAAAGTCACCCTAGACGCAGCAG TGTTGGTTACGAGTCTCACTCCTGTCGGGGAGGGAAGTGCTACTCCAAGCAGGGTGACCCCTAGCGGGAGGGTCACTCCATCAGGGCGTGTCACACCTACAGGGCGGAAAACTCCATTGGGCAAGCCAGGAGAGTCTGCCTTACGGCAGGGTGTACCCCAGAAACCTTATACCTTCATGGATGAGAAGGCCAG AGGCCGTTTTGGAGTCATCCGAGAGTGCAGAGAAAATGCTACAGGCAACCTCTTTATGGCAAAAATCGTTCCATATGAGCCTGAGAACAAGCAGAGTGTTCTACAGGAATATGAAATCCTCAAGGCCTTGCATCATGACAAGATTATGACCCTCCATGAGGCCTATGTCACGCCACGCTACCTTGTGCTCATCTCAGAGTGCTGCACAGGCAAAGAGCTCCTCCACAGCCTGATTGATAG GTTCCGTTACTCTGAAGATGACGTGGTGTCTTATACTGTGCAAATCCTGCAGGGTCTGGACTACCTGCACAGCAGGAGAATCCTGCACCTAGACATCAAGCCTGACAACATTATAGTCACCTACATGAATACGGTCAAAATCATTGACTTTGGCAGTGCTCAGACTTTCAACCCTCTCTTTCTGAAGCAGTTCCACCCTCCTATCGGAACGCTGGAGTACATGT CTCCCGAGATGTTGAAAGGAGACATTGTGGGACCTCCAGCTGACATCTGGAGTGTTGGTGTACTGACATACATCAT GCTCAGTGGAAGGTTGCCTTTCATGGAGAATAATCAAGCGGAGACAGAGGCCAAAATCCAGGCAGCCAAGTTTGACCTCAGCAAGCTATACCAAAATGTGTCCCAAAGTGCCTCTCTGTTCCTTAAGAAGATCCTGTGCAGTTACCcttg GGCGCGTCCCTCCATCAAAGACTGCTTCAACAACTCTTGGCTGCAGGATGCCTATCTGATGCGACTGCGGCGGCAGACACTCACCTTTACCACCACACGTCTCAAGGAGTTTGTGAGCCAGCAGCAGCACATCAGAGCTCATGTGGCTACCAAGCACAAAGTGCTCCTGCGCTCCTACTCTGCCCAAACCCCCACCACACCCACCACGCCTACCATGCCCACCACACCCACCACTATAACCTCTACGCCCTCCACTCCTGTCACTCAATGA